Proteins co-encoded in one Astyanax mexicanus isolate ESR-SI-001 chromosome 1, AstMex3_surface, whole genome shotgun sequence genomic window:
- the si:dkey-90m5.4 gene encoding leucine-rich alpha-2-glycoprotein, translated as MGFWVLFVLNIIISSGDHGVFSCPQRCTCHFSSKSTEVVCPDASLSHFPNDSLPGNTTSLTIQYTNLDSITTHELRATPLLQELHLPGNRLSTLPADMLMGLPHLHTIDLTGNQLNDLPAQVFYHAPLLNLVLKDNLLTSANADWLPSNSNLTWLDLSGNRIMKAPFALLKNLGRLETLHLSQNLLEELPADSLHSLPALERLYLDNNKLQSLDAKAFSQNVNLTHLFLQKNKLESLPAMVFHGLDRLQYLDLSENRLRFLAPETLGLGISWVELNLNPWHCDAKMEYLWKRLNKQPVQSEPTCASPESLKDRAITTLTRKELGLAD; from the exons ATGGGTTTCTGGGTCCTCTTTGTGCTGAACATTATCATCTCTTCCGGCGATCATGGTGTCTTCTCATGTCCACAGCGATGCACCTGTCACTTCAGCAGTAAATCCACTGAGGTGGTCTGTCCTGATGCCTCTCTCTCCCATTTCCCTAATGACAGTCTTCCAGGTAACACCACCTCCCTGACCATTCAGTACACCAACCTGGACAGTATCACCACCCATGAGCTGAGAGCTACACCCCTCCTGCAGGAGCTTCACCTACCAGGGAACAGACTATCCACTCTCCCTGCAGACATGCTTATGGGCCTACCTCATCTCCATACCATAGACCTCACGG GAAACCAGCTAAATGACTTACCTGCTCAGGTATTCTACCATGCCCCGCTGCTCAACCTCGTACTTAAAGACAATCTGCTCACAAGTGCGAATGCGGACTGGCTGCCCAGCAACAGCAACCTCACCTGGCTGGACTTGTCAGGGAACAGAATCATGAAAGCCCCCTTTGCTCTACTGAAGAACCTGGGCCGCCTGGAGACTCTGCACCTCTCTCAGAACCTCCTGGAAGAGCTCCCAGCCGACAGCCTCCACTCGCTTCCCGCCCTGGAGAGACTTTACCTGGACAACAATAAACTCCAGTCCCTGGATGCTAAGGCCTTCAGCCAAAACGTTAATCTAACTCACCTGTTCCTGCAGAAGAACAAGCTGGAGAGTCTCCCTGCCATGGTCTTTCACGGCCTGGACCGTCTGCAGTACTTGGACCTGAGTGAGAACAGGCTGAGGTTCCTGGCTCCAGAAACCCTCGGCTTAGGGATCAGCTGGGTGGAGCTGAACCTGAACCCCTGGCACTGCGATGCTAAGATGGAATACTTGTGGAAACGGCTGAACAAGCAGCCAGTGCAGTCTGAGCCAACATGTGCCTCACCTGAGAGTCTGAAGGACAGAGCCATCACTACTCTCACTCGCAAAGAGCTGGGCCTGGCAGATTAA